In Indicator indicator isolate 239-I01 chromosome 29, UM_Iind_1.1, whole genome shotgun sequence, the following are encoded in one genomic region:
- the LOC128976481 gene encoding myosin heavy chain, skeletal muscle, adult isoform X2, with protein MATPDADMAAFGEAAPYLRKSEKERIEAQNKPFDAKTSVFVVHPKESFVKSTIQSKESGKVTVKTEAGETLTVKEDQVYPMNPPKYDKIEDMAMMTHLHEPAVLYNLKERYAAWMIYTYSGLFCVTVNPYKWLPVYNPEVVLAYRGKKRQEAPPHIFSISDNAYQFMLTDRENQSILITGESGAGKTVNTKRVIQYFATIAASGEKKKEEQTSGKMQGTLEDQIISANPLLEAFGNAKTVRNDNSSRFGKFIRIHFGATGKLASADIETYLLEKSRVTFQLPAERSYHIFYQIMSNKKPELIDMLLITTNPYDFHYVSQGEVTVPSIDDQEELMATDSAIDILGFTADEKTAIYKLTGAVMHYGNLKFKQKQREEQAEPDGTEVADKAAYLMGLNSAELLKALCYPRVKVGNEYVTKGQNVTQVNNAVGALAKAVFEKMFLWMVVRINQQLDTKQPRQYFIGVLDIAGFEIFDFNSFEQLCINFTNEKLQQFFNHHMFVLEQEEYKKEGIEWEFIDFGMDLAACIELIEKPMGIFSILEEECMFPKATDTSFKNKLYDQHLGKSNNFQKPKPAKGKAEAHFSLVHYAGTVDYNITGWLEKNKDPLNETVIGLYQKSSVKTLALLFANYGGADADAGGGKKGGKKKGSSFQTVSALFRENLNKLMTNLRSTHPHFVRCIIPNETKTPGAMEHELVLHQLRCNGVLEGIRICRKGFPSRVLYADFKQRYRVLNASAIPEGQFMDSKKASEMLLGSIDVDHTQYRFGHTKVFFKAGLLGLLEEMRDDKLAEIITRTQARCRGFLMRVEYRKMVERRDSIFCIQYNVRAFMNVKHWPWMKLFFKIKPLLKSAESEKEMANMKQEFEKTKEELAKSEAKRKELEEKMVALLQEKNDLQLQVQAEADSLADAEERCDQLIKNKIQLEAKIKELTERCEDEEEINAELTAKKRKLEDECSELKKDIDDLELTLAKVEKEKHATENKVKNLTEEMAALDETIAKLTKEKKALQEAHQQTLDDLQAEEDKVNTLTKAKTKLEQQVDDLEGSLEQEKKLRMDLERAKRKLEGDLKLSQDSIMDLENDKQQLDEKLKKKDFEISQIQSKIEDEQALGMQFQKKIKELQARIEELEEEIEAERTSRAKAEKHRADLSRELEEISERLEEAGGATAAQIEMNKKREAEFQKMRRDLEEATLQHEATAAALRKKHADSTAELGEQIDNLQRVKQKLEKEKSELKMEIDDLASNMESVSKAKANLEKMCRTLEDQLSELKTKEEQNQRMINDLNTQRARLQTESGEYSRQVEEKDALISQLSRGKQGFTQQIEELKRHLEEEIKAKNALAHALQSARHDCDLLREQYEEEQEAKAEMQRALSKANGEVAQWRTKYETDAIQRTEELEEAKKKLAQRLQDAEEHVEAVNAKCASLEKTKQRLQNEVEDLMIDVERSNAACAALDKKQKNFDKILAEWKQKYEETQAELEASQKESRSLSTELFKMKNAYEESLDHLETLKRENKNLQQEISDLTEQIAEGGKAIHELEKVKKQVEQEKSELQASLEEAEASLEHEEGKILRLQLELNQVKAEIDRKIAEKDEEIDQLKRNHLRIVESMQSTLDAEIRSRNEALRLKKKMEGDLNEMEIQLSHANRQAAEAQKNLRNTQAVLKDTQLHLDDAVRTQEDLKEQVAMVERRANLLQAEVEELRSALEQTERSRKLAEQELLDATERVQLLHTQNTSLINTKKKLETDIMQIQSEMEDTIQEARNAEEKAKKAITDAAMMAEELKKEQDTSAHLERMKKNLDQTVKDLQHRLDEAEQLALKGGKKQLQKLEARVRELEGEVDAEQKRSAEAVKGVRKYERRVKELTYQSEEDRKNVLRLQDLVDKLQMKVKSYKRQAEEAEELSNVNLSKFRKIQHELEEAEERADIAESQVNKLRVKSREFHGKKIEEEE; from the exons ATGGCAACTCCAGACGCTGATATGGCAGCGTTTGGGGAGGCTGCTCCCTACCTCCGAAAgtcagagaaggagagaatCGAGGCCCAGAACAAGCCCTTTGATGCCAAGACATCTGTCTTCGTGGTGCATCCTAAAGAATCCTTTGTGAAAAGCACAATCCAGAGCAAAGAATCAGGGAAGGTCACCGTCAAGACtgaagcaggagag ACCCTGACTGTGAAGGAAGATCAGGTCTATCCCATGAACCCTCCCAAGTATGACAAGATAGAGGACATGGCCATGATGACCCACCTGCACGAACCCGCCGTGCTGTACAACCTCAAAGAGCGTTATGCAGCCTGGATGATCTAC ACCTACTCAGGTCTCTTCTGTGTCACTGTCAACCCCTACAAGTGGCTGCCGGTGTACAACCCGGAGGTGGTGTTGGCCTACCGAGGCAAGAAGCGCCAGGAGGCTCCTCCACACATCTTCTCCATCTCTGACAATGCCTATCAGTTCATGCTGACTG ATCGGGAGAACCAGTCCATCCTGATCAC TGGAGAATCTGGTGCAGGCAAGACTGTGAACACCAAGCGTGTCATCCAGTACTTTGCAACAATTGCAGCCAgtggggagaagaagaaggaggagcagACATCAGGCAAGATGCAG GGCACGCTTGAGGATCAAATCATCAGCGCCAACCCTCTGCTGGAGGCCTTTGGAAATGCCAAGACCGTGAGGAACGACAACTCCTCACGCTTT GGCAAATTCATCAGAATCCACTTTGGGGCCACAGGcaaactggcttctgctgacaTTGAAACTT atctgctggagaagtcCAGAGTCACtttccagctgccagcagaaagAAGCTACCACATCTTTTATCAGATCATGTCGAACAAGAAGCCAGAGCTAATTG ACATGCTCCTGATAACCACCAACCCTTATGACTTCCACTATGTGAGTCAAGGTGAGGTCACTGTTCCCAGCATTGATGACCAAGAGGAGCTGATGGCTACAGAT AGTGCCATTGACATCCTGGGCTTCACTGCTGATGAGAAGACAGCCATCTACAAACTGACAGGGGCTGTCATGCACTATGGGAACCTGAAGTTCAAGCAGAAACAAcgagaggagcaggcagagcctgaTGGCACAGAAG tGGCTGACAAGGCTGCCTACCTGATGGGCCTGaactcagctgagctgctcaaagccctgtgcTATCCCCGAGTCAAGGTCGGCAATGAATACGTGACCAAAGGTCAAAACGTGACCCAG GTGAACAACGCAGTTGGTGCCCTGGCCAAAGCTGTCTTTGAGAAGATGTTCCTCTGGATGGTTGTTCGCATCAACCAGCAGCTGGACACCAAGCAGCCCAGGCAGTACTTCATTGGTGTGCTGGACATTGCTGGCTTTGAGATCTTTGAT TTCAACAGCTTTGAGCAGCTGTGCATCAACTTCACCAATGAGAAACTGCAACAGTTCTTCAACCACCACATGTtcgtgctggagcaggaggagtaCAAGAAGGAAGGCATTGAGTGGGAGTTCATTGACTTTGGCATGGACCTGGCTGCCTGCATCGAGCTCATTGAGAAG CCCATGGGCATCTTCTCCATCCTGGAAGAGGAGTGCATGTTCCCCAAGGCAACTGACACCTCTTTCAAGAACAAGCTCTACGACCAGCACCTGGGCAAGTCCAACAACTTCCAGAAGCCCAAACCTGCCAAAGGCAAGGCTGAGGCTCACTTCTCCCTGGTGCACTATGCTGGCACTGTGGACTACAACATCACTGGCTGGCTGGAGAAGAACAAGGACCCCCTGAATGAAACTGTCATTGGGCTGTACCAGAAATCATCTGTAAAGACACTGGCCTTGCTCTTTGCCAACTATGGTGGAGCAGATGCAG ATGCTGGTGGTGGCAAAAAGGGTGGCAAGAAGAAGGGTTCCTCTTTCCAGACTGTCTCAGCTCTTTTCCGG GAGAATTTAAACAAGCTGATGACTAATCTGAGAAGCACTCATCCCCATTTTGTACGATGCATCAtcccaaatgaaacaaaaacaccTG GTGCCATGGAGCATGAGCTGGTGCTGCACCAGCTGCGCTGTAACGGTGTGCTGGAAGGGATCCGCATCTGCAGGAAGGGATTCCCCAGCAGAGTCCTCTACGCCGACTTCAAACAGAG ATACAGGGTGCTTAATGCCAGTGCTATCCCAGAGGGACAGTTCATGGACAGCAAGAAGGCTTCAGAAATGCTTCTTGGCTCCATTGATGTGGACCACACCCAATACAGATTTGGTCACACCAAG GTGTTCTTcaaagctgggctgctgggactCCTGGAGGAGATGCGAGATGACAAGCTGGCAGAGATCATCACTCGCACTCAGGCCAGGTGCAGAGGTTTCCTGATGAGAGTGGAGTACAGGAAAATGGTGGAGAGGAG GGATTCCATCTTCTGCATCCAGTACAATGTTAGAGCATTCATGAACGTCAAGCACTGGCCCTGGATGAAGCTATTCTTCAAGATCAAGCCCTTGCTGAAGAGTGCAGAGTCTGAGAAGGAAATGGCCAACATGAAGCAAGAGTTTGAGAAAACCAAGGAAGAGCTTGCAAAGTCTGAGGCCaagaggaaggagctggaggagaaaatgGTGGCcttgctgcaggaaaaaaatgaccTGCAGCTGCAAGTGCAGGCT GAAGCAGATAGCTTGGCTGATGCTGAGGAGAGATGTGACCAGCTCATCAAAAACAaaatccagctggaggccaaaATTAAGGAACTGACTGAAAGATGTGAAGACGAGGAAGAAATTAATGCTGAGCTGACAGCCAAGAAGAGAAAACTGGAGGATGAATGTTCAGAGCTGAAGAAAGATATTGATGACCTGGAGTTAACACTGGCCAAggtggagaaggaaaagcatgCCACTGAGAACAAG GTGAAAAACCTCACAGAGGAGATGGCAGCCCTGGATGAGACCATTGCTAAGCtgacaaaagagaagaaagcccTCCAAGAGGCACATCAGCAGACACTGGAtgacctgcaggcagaggaggacaaagtCAACACTCTGACCAAAGCTAAaaccaagctggagcagcaagTGGACGAT CTGGAAGGGTCCCTGGAGCAAGAGAAGAAACTGCGCATGGACCTGGAGAGAGCCAAGAGGAAACTGGAAGGAGACCTGAAGCTGTCCCAAGACAGCATCATGGATCTGGAAAATGataagcagcagctggatgagaaACTGAAGAA GAAAGACTTTGAGATCAGCCAGATCCAGAGCAAAATCGAGGATGAGCAAGCCCTGGGCATGCAATTCCAGAAGAAGATCAAAGAGCTGCAG GCTcgcattgaggagctggaggaggaaattGAGGCCGAGCGAACCTCTCGCGCAAAAGCAGAGAAGCATCGAGCTGACCTCTCCCGGGAGCTGGAGGAGATCAGTGAGCGCCtggaagaggcaggaggagctaCAGCAGCACAGATTGAGATGAACAAGAAGCGTGAGGCAGAGTTCCAGAAGATGCGTCGTGACCTGGAAGAGGCCACGCTGCAGCACGAGGCCACGGCTGCCGCCCTGCGCAAGAAGCACGCGGACAGCACCGCTGAGCTTGGGGAGCAGATCGACAACCTGCAGAGAGTGaagcagaagctggagaaggagaagagtgaGCTGAAGATGGAGATTGACGACCTGGCCAGCAACATGGAGTCTGTCTCCAAAGCCAAG GCAAACCTGGAGAAGATGTGCCGCACTCTGGAAGATCAGCTGAGTGAGCTGAAAACCAAGGAGGAGCAGAACCAGCGCATGATCAATGACCTCAACACTCAAAGAGCTCGTCTGCAGACAGAATCAG GTGAATATTCACGCCAGGTGGAGGAGAAGGATGCTCTGATTTCTCAACTGTCTAGGGGCAAGCAAGGATTCACCCAGCAGATTGAGGAACTCAAGAGACATCTGGAGGAAGAAATCAAG GCCAAGAACGCCCTGGCCCATGCCCTGCAGTCTGCTCGCCATGACTGTGACTTGCTCCGGGAGCAAtatgaggaggagcaggaagccaaggcagagatgcagcgAGCCCTGTCCAAGGCCAACGGAGAAGTGGCTCAGTGGAGAACCAAATACGAGACGGACGCCATCCAGCGCACGGAGGAGTTGGAGGAGGCCAA GAAGAAGCTGGCACAACGCCTGCAGGATGCAGAGGAACATGTTGAAGCTGTCAATGCCAAATGTGCCTCCctggaaaagacaaagcagaggctgcagaatgaAGTGGAGGACCTGATGATTGATGTGGAGAGATCAAatgctgcctgtgcagctctggataAGAAGCAGAAGAACTTTGACAAG ATCCTGGCAGAATGGAAGCAGAAGTATGAGGAAACgcaggctgagctggaagcCTCCCAGAAGGAGTCTCGCTctctcagcacagagctgttcaAGATGAAGAATGCCTATGAGGAGTCCTTGGACCACCTGGAAACACTCAAGCGGGAGAACAAGAACTTGCAGC AGGAGATTTCTGACCTGACGGAGCAGATTGCAGAGGGTGGAAAGGCAATTCATGAGCTGGAGAAGGTCAAGAAGCAGGTTGAGCAGGAGAAATCTGAACTCCAAGCCTCcctggaggaagctgag GCCTCCCTGGAACATGAAGAGGGGAAGATCCTGCGCCTGCAGCTTGAGCTCAACCAAGTGAAAGCTGAGATTGACAGGAAGATAGCAGAGAAAGATGAGGAGATCGACCAGCTGAAGAGAAACCACCTCAGAATTGTGGAGTCCATGCAGAGCACTCTGGATGCTGAGATCAGGAGCAGGAATGAAGCTCTGAGGCTGAAGAAGAAGATGGAAGGAGACCTGAATGAAATGGAGATCCAGTTGAGCCATGCCAACCGCcaggctgcagaagcacagaagaacctgaggaacactcaggctgtgctcaag GATACTCAGCTACACTTGGATGATGCTGTCAGGACTCAGGAGGACCTGAAGGAGCAGGTGGCCATGGTGGAGCGCAGAGCaaacctgctgcaggctgaagtAGAGGAGCTAAGATCAGCCCTGGAGCAAACAGAGAGGTCAAGGAAATTGGCTGAGCAGGAGCTTCTGGATGCCACTGAACGTGTGCAGCTGCTCCATACCCAG AACACCAGCTTGATCAACACCAAGAAGAAGCTGGAAACAGACATCATGCAAATTCAGAGTGAAATGGAGGATACAATCCAGGAAGCCAgaaatgcagaagagaaggccaagaaggccatcaCTGAT GCAGCCATGATGGcagaagagctgaagaaggAGCAGGACACCAGTGCCCACCTGGAGAGGATGAAGAAGAACCTGGACCAGACGGTGAAGGACCTGCAGCACCGTCTGGATGAGGCTGAGCAGCTGGCCCTGAAGGGAGGCAAGAAGCAGTTACAGAAACTGGAGGCCAGA GTGCGAGAGCTGGAAGGGGAAGTGGATGCTGAGCAGAAGCGCAGCGCTGAAGCTGTGAAGGGGGTGCGCAAGTACGagaggagggtgaaggagctgaCCTACCAG